Within Saccharomycodes ludwigii strain NBRC 1722 chromosome IV, whole genome shotgun sequence, the genomic segment ggGGGTTTGGGGGTTCGTTTGATCCTTcaattttggttttttttttttaattcaattgGCACGGAAtaacttgtttttttatataattggAGATTTCAGTTTTTCCGGAATAATGTGATAGTAATGCCCTACGCCTTTCTCTGGCATCAGCTTAACACGTCATATTCGGTTTTTCCTTTGGGCAATCACTCCacctttatttattttatttttttttttgttttttaagaaCCATGTTGTTACTGCAACTTTATACTGGGAGAATTAAGGTGGTGTTGTTTGTTTCCCCTCCCTATTCTTGGGGGGGTCTTTCCCTTCCTCCCCTTCCCCCTCCAAATTAACAATTGatattaacaaaatataacaatcaaattaaacaaaatgtttattatcaatatttaataagTTTTTCCGGCCACTTTACTAtgactttttatttatcaaaaaagaaagttaTCGTGtcccaaaaaaataattagaTTATTATGATACAGTGAAAAGCAcgttatttatattagaTTTAAACGCacacaaaataatttgacTTCATTTCCAAAGAATGAGAAGCAGAAGGTAAAAGTTATCAATTATTAACTATCCAACGTAATTTGCTACCATTAAAACGTAAGTCCAGTTTAAACTTTGTCGGTGGCAAATTTTGCATAATGTAAATTCAACGAATGTGTGGGCGGATTGAATggtgttaaaaaaaagaaaagaaaaaaaagaaaaaaaaaaaaagcttgatataatttctttttttctggtTTTTCCATaacaatacaaataaaaatataatgcaaatacaccaaaaaaaaaaaaaaaaaaaagtgggGTTCGtagattgtttttttttttgttgaaagggtgaaaaagaaaaaattattatgataaaATGTTGTCGAGGTAGAAAGTTTATCAGTATACAAATTTGAGAtggaataataaatatattagtgtgattttttttttttttttttttcatgaATCACACggattataatttttgaaaattactattaacgtcattattgttattttcactgttatataaataaaacaagttttataaaatatcagattttatttttttcttaatttatcttttttaaccCTTTTCCTATACCACTAAATAGAAATAACCAAGTAACCCAGTTTTTATAATACTAACACTATTTATAAACactaataaatttatcaaagaGAGTATTATCCTAAATATAACATATTCTTTTCACTCTACCACTATAATAGTTATTacaaagaaacaaaatcaaTGATATTTCCATATTCTCTAGACGACTCTAttataacaaaacaaaatatcttGTTGCTGGACAATGTGACAAACTATAACCAAACAGCAGTAGATTATTTCCATTatgatttttcaaaattgtCTTTGCTAACGACATCATGGCATATTTTAACACATATGggtaaatataatataatgaGATTACCCAGTTGTTCCAACGAAATACCTGATGAttattatgtttatttgaaaagatTGCATCATTGTCTATGGAGAAGGTGGTCTATTTTACAGTTAAATTTACCTAAAGTAGATCCACTAAGTTTAAATTGGAATAAAGAATGTGATGTTACCGTTTTGTATGGTCCTTATTTAAATACCGATGTAGATGACACTTGCACCACTGACGTTAAAGCTGAGCATAATGTGTACAAAGATGGTGATAATTTGAAATATGCTTCTTATTCCAAAGCTTTGAGCATGAATAAAGAATTGAATGTCAGTACTGGTAGTATTAATACTACCAATAGTACGACATTGTCCACTTCTCCTTCTTCCCTTAACGACTCTATATTTAGTAATAATGCCACTGCTTCTTCTGCAGATGGCATGTATAATGACGCTGATATAAGTATGGATGACTACGACGAGgaagaatatataaaacccattttgaaaaaagttgCATCAagcaatagtaataataatgttcaTTTTGATGATATAGTTTTACAAAGGGATGTAGATAGACATGGTATATACCACgaacattttattaatataaacGATAAAGAGAATGAGTATTACTACAGTTGAACAACATATGTGTatagattatttttattaagaaTTTAAGTCCCggatatttcttttcatttcaAGTTATTGATTAGcctatataattttttttttttatattattattattattattatttattattgttttacTTTAGatatcatatatatatatatatatatatatatacggTACAGGTGCTAATAGACACTTTTACTTTCAAAATTTAATGACCGTTTATGATTTAAAagcttttttcttttagtttttcgttccttcttttttttttttttttttttttctaaaattttttttgaaaaaaaggatgATTCATGGCTTCTTGTGCTGTTAACCTTTGTTGGTGATCATACCTCAACAAATTGTCAATTAAATCTATAACTTCAACACAAcacatatttttatttctatcattaataaaagattcCCAAGGTTTGCGTACATAATTACCCAAAATTTCATCATACTCCGTAGGTAATGGTAAATTGTaatgatttaaatattgCAATAACTCACTTGTGCCTAGAACATTTGCGATTTTAACAAGCTGGTCTGCATTGCTACTTCCTTTAAAAAACGGTTCcttttggaaaattatTGCGGCTATCATACAGCCCACACTCCACAAATCTAAACTGTAATCATACTGTTTTAGATTAACTAGTAATTCAGGGCCTTTATGGTATCTGCTTGCTACTCTAACATTATAATCAACACCCGGGTGATAAAATTCAGCTAAGCCCCAATCGATTAATCTCAATTTACGCTCTTTAGGTGAAATCATTACATTTTGTGGTTTAACATCTCTATGCATAATTCCCATAGAATGGCAATAATCTAAAGCAGTCAATAACtgagaaaaataaaattgtataTCCGATAGGGTGAAAGTAGGATATAGTTTTCTAAAGTCTACATTATCAACATTTTCGAAGATTAAAGCTGGTATCTTAGAATCAGGATCTTGTACTATATCATATagagtaataatattagcaCCGCCAGTTAAATGAgtcaaaattttcaattctctgtaaattttcttcattttaacaggttttaaaacttttataaCACAGGATGCATTTTCTTTGACAGTCAACCCTCTGAAAACTTCACTATATTTACCTCTCCCAATTTTACTAACAACTTCATAGTTGCTGATTCTACCCCAGTTGAAATCAGTGCATTGCTCATAATCCCAATAATCACGGGGCATCGAACTGCAACTATTTCTATAGACTTTAGCTACTGAGTATACTCTCTCACttggtttatttaatattgtaGGTTGCAATGTGCTCATATTGtttctttgtttgttttttttttgggtgGGGGTATTTTTaccttctttttatttcttctttctattttcttttcttttttttattttttttttaatatatatacatatatatatagactTTGTATGGCTAAATCTTATCTTAGAGTTATTCTCTTAATCTAagttaaaataaacaaatgaagataaaaa encodes:
- a CDS encoding uncharacterized protein (similar to Saccharomyces cerevisiae YKR075C | protein of unknown function (paralog of YOR062C | protein of unknown function)), producing the protein MIFPYSLDDSIITKQNILLLDNVTNYNQTAVDYFHYDFSKLSLLTTSWHILTHMGKYNIMRLPSCSNEIPDDYYVYLKRLHHCLWRRWSILQLNLPKVDPLSLNWNKECDVTVLYGPYLNTDVDDTCTTDVKAEHNVYKDGDNLKYASYSKALSMNKELNVSTGSINTTNSTTLSTSPSSLNDSIFSNNATASSADGMYNDADISMDDYDEEEYIKPILKKVASSNSNNNVHFDDIVLQRDVDRHGIYHEHFININDKENEYYYS
- the CKA2 gene encoding casein kinase 2 catalytic subunit CKA2 (similar to Saccharomyces cerevisiae YOR061W | CKA2 | Casein Kinase Alpha' subunit), with amino-acid sequence MSTLQPTILNKPSERVYSVAKVYRNSCSSMPRDYWDYEQCTDFNWGRISNYEVVSKIGRGKYSEVFRGLTVKENASCVIKVLKPVKMKKIYRELKILTHLTGGANIITLYDIVQDPDSKIPALIFENVDNVDFRKLYPTFTLSDIQFYFSQLLTALDYCHSMGIMHRDVKPQNVMISPKERKLRLIDWGLAEFYHPGVDYNVRVASRYHKGPELLVNLKQYDYSLDLWSVGCMIAAIIFQKEPFFKGSSNADQLVKIANVLGTSELLQYLNHYNLPLPTEYDEILGNYVRKPWESFINDRNKNMCCVEVIDLIDNLLRYDHQQRLTAQEAMNHPFFQKKF